The Babylonia areolata isolate BAREFJ2019XMU chromosome 32, ASM4173473v1, whole genome shotgun sequence genome window below encodes:
- the LOC143276693 gene encoding galactose-3-O-sulfotransferase 2-like has translation MVSLRHLKIFVIVACVTVMAFIVLYQGFFETWNQGWKKLANTTPAEQGLTTSLHGNATALQRKTNPTQVSQETHHLFFLKVHKAASTTVLNVIYRFALKRHLLVLLPRRGNNLHQHSKNWQSNALPLPPGADHFDVLCNHLIFEEKSVRRSLPKDAFFVGIVREPFDQFLSAFKYYREKYSIGYLKRIPGWWPDNVHEYLKKPWFWEIGPTGSFTNNRMSVDFGMEPHGLRDAAYAKSYISYLNSTFHFVMVSNRFDESLILLRRLLGWKIQDVIYMRNNAFGGKRKIQNFTDLERQAHRKFNLADYELYEHFSRVLDDKIRAAVDNFQAEVKAFSVVLNSVQEYCLAPRGPDGAVKIVAEFWGEEFLLTSQMCDLMTLREIFFVKRMRKANEEVTGQMVSGSGE, from the exons ATGGTGTCGTTAAG ACATTTGAAGATCTTCGTGATTGTTGCGTGTGTGACTGTCATGGCTTTCATCGTCCTATATCAAGGCTTCTTTGAAACATGGAACCAAGGCTGGAAGAAACTGGCAAACACCACGCCAGCAGAGCAAGGGTTAACTACTAGCCTTCATGGAAAT GCAACAGCCTTGCAGAGAAAAACGAACCCGACACAAGTCAGTCAGGAAACTCACCACCTGTTCTTCCTGAAGGTGCACAAAGCTGCCAGCACCACCGTCCTCAATGTCATCTACCGCTTCGCCCTCAAACGTCACCTTCTGGTCCTTCTGCCCCGCAGGGGCAATAATCTTCACCAGCACAGCAAGAACTGGCAATCCAATGCTCTTCCGCTTCCACCAGGAGCAGACCACTTTGATGTGCTGTGCAACCACCTCATCTTTGAAGAGAAGTCAGTGCGACGGTCACTGCCCAAAGATGCCTTCTTTGTGGGCATTGTGAGAGAACCGTTCGACCAGTTCCTGTCAGCGTTCAAGTACTACAGGGAGAAATATAGCATAGGTTACTTGAAGAGGATTCCTGGATGGTGGCCAGATAATGTCCATGAGTATCTGAAGAAACCCTGGTTCTGGGAGATCGGACCAACCGGAAGTTTCACGAACAATCGGATGAGCGTAGACTTTGGCATGGAGCCCCATGGTTTGCGCGACGCAGCGTACGCGAAGAGCTACATCAGCTACCTGAACTCGACCTTCCACTTCGTGATGGTCAGCAACCGATTTGACGAGTCCCTCATCCTCCTGAGACGTCTGTTGGGTTGGAAGATCCAGGACGTGATCTACATGCGGAACAATGCTTTCGGGGGTAAACGGAAAATCCAGAACTTCACTGACCTTGAGAGACAGGCGCACCGGAAGTTCAACCTCGCCGACTACGAGCTGTACGAGCATTTCTCTCGGGTCCTGGACGACAAGATTCGTGCTGCCGTCGACAATTTCCAGGCTGAAGTGAAAGCTTTCAGTGTGGTCCTGAACTCCGTGCAGGAGTATTGCCTGGCTCCACGTGGCCCTGATGGAGCTGTGAAGATCGTGGCGGAGTTCTGGGGGGAAGAGTTCTTGCTGACGTCACAGATGTGTGACCTGATGACCTTGAGGGAGATATTTTTCGTGAAGAGAATGAGAAAGGCGAATGAGGAAGTGACAGGGCAGATGGTTTCTGGTTCTGGAGAGTaa